The Flexivirga aerilata sequence CATCCAGGCGGCGAAGGCCGGCATCCTCGAGATCGGCGACGTCTTCGTGGTCAACAAGGCCGATCGCGACGGCGTCGACGTCACGATGCGCGACATCCGGGGCATGATCAGCCTCGGCGAGCGCAAGGAGGCAGGGCAGTGGCGGCCGCCGGTGGAGAAGCTCGTCGCCGAGAAGGGTGACGGTCTCGCCGACGTGGTCGCGGCGCTCGACAAGCACTGGGAGTGGCTGCAGGAGACCGGCACGCTCCAGCAGCGCCGGGAGCGCCGCGCGGCCGAGGAGATCGAGGCGATCGCGGTGCGCACCCTGCGGATGCGCATGGGCACGCTGGACGGCGCGGGCGACCTCGCCGCTCTCGCCGAGGCGGTCGTGGCCGGTGAGCAGGACCCCTACACCGCGGCGGACCGCATCGTCGAACATCTGTGAGTGCGCGCGGCCGCTGCTCCCGGCATACAGTTGACCGGTGAAGCCTCCGAAGCCCGCCATCGTGCTCGTCGGCGACCAGAGCGCCGAGCAGATGCAGCACGAGTTCAACCGCTATGCCGACGACTACCGGGTCGAGTTCGCCCGTGGACTCGGTCCGGCCATGGCGCTGGTGCAGTCACTGCTCGCTCAGCACGTCGAAATCGCTTTGTTCGCAGTCGAGTTCAGCCAGCCGGACGCGCCCGGCCTGATCACCATGGACTGCCTGCACGCGGTCAGCTCGACCTCGCGGCGGGTCATGCTCTACGGCTGGGGTGAGTTCAAGGTCAACCGTGAGACCTTCCGCGAGGCGCAGAGCGAGGGCCGCATCGAGGCGGCGCTCGCGGTGCCGCGGGGCGAGCGTGACGAGGAGTTTCACACCGCGATCACCGAGCTGCTCTCCGACTGGGCGTGGAGCTCGAGCAAACCGGTCATCGAAGCGGTGCAGATCGTCTCCCCGCCCGGCAACGCCGCGGCCGGGCGGATCCGCGACTTCCTCGACCGGCTCGGCATCCCGGCCCGCAGTTACGAGCCGGAGACACCGGTGGCGGAGCAGATCCTCGAGGACGTGGAGTGGCCCGACCGTGTGCCGACATACCCGGTGGTCAGCACGCAGCTGACCGGGCCGATGGTGCAGCCGGAGATCGCCGAACTCGGCCGGCGGCTGTATGCGATGGACGACTTCGACGAGGGCGAGATCTTCGACCTGGCGGTCGTCGGCGCGGGGCCCGCGGGGCTGGCGGCGGCGGTGTACGGCGCGTCCGAGGGCCTGGCGACAGTCGTCTTCGACTCCGAGGCGATCGGCGGCCAGGCCGGCACGAGCTCGATGATCCGCAACTACCTGGGTTTCCCGCGCGGGATCTCCGGGATGCGGCTGGCGCAGCGGGCCCGCACCCAGGCCTCGCGGTTCGGCGCCAAGCTCTACTCGGCGCGACCGGTCGAAGGGGTCGAATTCGCGACGGACGGCGGCCTGCACACGCTGCGCCTCGCCGACCGTGACGTGCAGGCTCGCGCGCTGATCATCGCGACCGGTGTCGCCTACCGCCGGCTCGGGGTCGAGCGCATCGAGGACTTCGTCGGGCTCGGCGTGCACTACGGCGCGGCCACCAGCGCCGCTCGCGAATGCCAGGGCAAGGACGTCATCGTCGTCGGCGGCGGCAACTCCGCGGGCCAGGCCGCCGTGCACCTGTCACGCTTCGCCCGGTCGGTGAAGATCGTGGTGCGCCGGCCGGACCTGTCCGAGACGATGTCGGACTACCTGATCCGCGAGATCGAGGCCAACCCGCGCATCGGCGTGAAGGGCTGCGCCGAGATCGTCGACGCCGGCGGCAGCAACAAGCTGGAGTGGGTCACGTTGCGGGACAACGAAACCGGCGCGGAGTTCCAGAAGTCGTGCGCGGGCTTGTTCCTGCTGCTCGGGGCGTTGCCGTCGTGCGACTGGCTGACCGACGACGTCGCGCTCGACGACAAGGGCTTCGTGCTCACCGGCCGCGACGTGCCGATGGAGTCGTGGGTGGACGGCTGCCCGCCGGAGCCGCTCGGCACCACGGTGCCCGGGGTGTTCGCGGCCGGCGACATCCGGTCGGGGTCGATGAAGCGGGTGGCGTCGGCGAGCGGCGAGGGCGCGGCCGCCATCCCGTCGGTGCACGCATATCTCGCCTCGATCGCGCCCCGGGTCGAGCCGATGGACGTGGCGCCCGCCTGACCCCGCAGCGACCGCCCGGCGCGCGGGCATAGCCTTGACGACATGCTCTTCGCCTTCTCCATCGCACCCGGCACCAGCGACGACCCCGACGGCTCGGTGAGCGCAGCCGTCGCCGATGCGATCCGGGTGGTGCGCGACTCCGGCCTGCCCCACGAGACGACCTCGATGTTCACCACGATCGAGGGCGACTGGGACGAGTGCATGGCGGTCATCAAGGCCGCGTGCGAGGCGGTCGCGGCCCGCAGCCCGCGGGTCAGCCTGGTGCTCAAGGCGGACATGCGCGAAGGCTTCACCGGTCAGCTCACCGAGAAGGTCGAACGCATCGAGGAGCAACTGCGCCGCCCCGGTGCCTGACCGCAGCATGAGAAGCGACTTCCGGATCGAGCCGTTCGCCGAGGCCGACGCGCCCGAGCTTGCCGCCATGCACATGCAGGTATGGCGAGACACGTATGCCGGCATGCTCTCCCAGGATTACCTCGACTCCATGGAGCTCGGGCCCCGAATCGCACACTGGCGCAAGCGAATCGGCGTGGCCAACGCACGGGAGCACGAAGGGAGCAGCGATGTCGACGGCGTGCGGCAGCTGTCGCGGCTGGCACGCCACCTGCCGAGCGGACGCATCGCCGGCTTCTGCCAGGTCGGTGCCGCCCGCGACGAGGGCGCTCCCGTCGCCCAGGAGCTCGGCGCGCTCAACGTGTTGCGCGAGTTCCACGGCTGCGGGGTGGCCGGTCAGCTGGTGGACGCGACGCTGGGAGGTCTGCCGGCATACCTCTGGGTGGTGGAGCAGAACCTGCGCGCGCAGGCGTTCTACGCCAAGCTCGGCTTCGCGCCCGACGGCGGCCGGCAACGCGACGACGAGCTCGGGTGCGACGAGCTGCGAATGGTGCGTGGCGCTCAGCGGTAGAGCAGCGGCTTGATCTTCGGCGAGTCGATGTTGGTCTTGTCGTACCAGAAGTAGCCGGTGTCGATCTTCTTCGGAAGCGGCTGGCAGCGCAGCGCTTTCATCGCCGACGCGACCACCTGCTCGCCGATGCCGATCGGGTTCTGGGTGATCGCGCCATACTCCAGGCCGGAGCGGATGGCGTCCAGCTGCGCGCCGCCGGAGTCGAAGCCGACCACGACCACCTTGCTGTTGCCGCTTTCCTTGACGCCCTGGACGACGCCGGCGGCGGCGCCCTCGTTGGTGCCGTAGATGCCGGCCAGGTCGGGGTGTGCGGCGAGCAGCGACTTGGCGAGGTTGGCCGACTTCGACACGTCGCCGCCGCCGTACTGCGGGGTCAGCAGCTTGACCTTGGGCGCGTTCTTGGTCATCCAGTCCACGAAGCCGTCCCGCCGGTCGATGCCGGAGCTGCTGGTCTGGTCGTGCACGACGAGGCCGACCGTGCCCTGGTAGCCGATCTTCTCGGCGAGGTGCTTGGCCGCGGCCGCCGCCGCGGTGCGGCTGTCGGTGGCGGCCGTGGTGAGCGGCACCGGAGAGTCGACTCCGGAGTCGAAGGCGATCACCGGTGTCTTCGACTGCTGCAGCTGGGTCATGATCGGCGCGGCCGCCTTGGAGTCGAGCGCCGCGAAGCCGACCGCGTCGGGGCTCTTGGTGATCGCGGTCTTCAGCATGTCGATCTGGGCCTGCACCTCGGCCTCGGTCGCCGGGCCGTTGAAGGTGATCGTGGCACCCTCCTTCGCGGCCTGCTTCTTCGCGCCGGCGTTGACGGCCTGCCAGAACTGATGCTGAAAACCCTTGGAAATGATCGCAATATAGGGCTTCTTGCCCTTGGCGATCGGCGTGCAGCCCGCCTCGACGCCGCCGGTGTTGTTCGCGCTGCCGGCGACCTGCGCCTTGTAGTCGCTGGCTCGCATGCACCCGGCGGTGCCGGTGGCGAGCAGGGCGGCCGCGAGCACCGCGGCCGGCCTCGTCATACGGCGGGACATCTCAGACCACCTCCGAGTTCTTGCTGCGGAGCATGTCGACGTAGACGGCCGCCAGGATGACCACGCCGAGGATGACGTACTGCCACTCCTGCGGCACCCCCATGATCTGCAGGCCGTTGTTGAGCACGCCGATGATGAGCGCACCGATCACCGAGCCGACGATCGTGCCCTTGCCGCCGGCGAGCGACGTGCCGCCGATGACGACCGCCGCGATCGCCTGCAACTCCAGACCGCCACCGGCGGTCGGGCTCGCGCCGATGCGAGCGGACGAGAGGATGCCGGCGCACGCGGTGAAGATGCCGGCGACGGAGTAGATGATCAGCTTCCACTTGCGCACGTTGATGCCCGAGAGGGCCGTGGCCTCCTCGTTGCTGCCGATCGAGACCGCGTAACGCCCGAAGACCGTGCGGTTGAGCAGCACCCAGGCGATCACCGCGAGCACGAGGAAGATGAGCACCGCGTTGGGGAACTTCGGGATCAGCGTGCCGCCGGAAAGGTCTGCGTAGGGCGGGAATTGGGTGTTGAGGTAGATCGTCGCGCCGTTGTCGCTGATGACCAGGGGGAGCCCCTGGCAGACGAGCATCATCGCCAGGGTCGCGATGAAGGGCGGCATGCCGAGGATCGAGACGTTGAAGCCGTTGACGAAGCCGAGCAGCAGCCCGACCAGCAACGTCATCAGCAGGCCGAGGCCGAGCGGCAGGTCCCAGGTGATCAGGAACGTGCCTGCCGCCATACCTGTCAGAGCAATGCCCCACCCGATCGAGAGGTCGATGCCGCCGGTGACGATCACGAACGTCGTGCCGATCGCCAGCACCCCGATCAGCACCGACGACAACAGCACGTTGTTGACCAGGTTGTCGTAGGTGAGGAAGTTGTCGGCGGCGATGCTGAAGAAGATCGTGATGATCACCAGGCCGGCGAACGCGGCGAGTTGCTGCAACCGCATGCGCAGTTGCGGGTTCATGCCGCGGGCAGCGGGCGGTGGCTCCTCCGGCTTCTGCTGCTCCAGGCTCACGCCTGCGGTCTCGGTCATCGAAAGGCTCCTCGATCAGCGGTATGACGGTGCTCGCGCCTCACGCAGACGCGGTGTCGTGATGGGTCATGGTGGCCAGGTGCATGACGGACTCCGGTGTGGCGTCGGAGGATTCGAGGGTGCCGGTGATGCGGCCCTCGGCCATGACGACCACGCGGTGACTCAGCCGGAGCACTTCGGGCAGCTCGGAGGAGATCACCACGATCGCCTTCCCGTCGGCGGCGAGTCGCCCGATGAGTGCGTAGATCTCCTCCTTGGCGCCGACGTCGATGCCGCGGGTCGGCTCGTCGAAGATCAGCACGTCGCAGTCCTTGAGCAGCCATTTGGCGATGACCACCTTCTGCTGGTTGCCGCCGGACAGGTTGCCGACCATCGACCGCACGGACGGGGTCTTGATGCGCAGCTCGTCGACGTAGCGCTCGGCATCCTTGGCGGCCGGCCCGTCGTTGACGAATCCGCCACGGGAGAAACGTGATCCGAGCGAGGGGAGCGCGATGTTCTGCGCGACGGTCTGCTGCAGCAACAGCCCGAGCCCCTTGCGGTCCTCGGACAGGTAGCCGATGCCCGCGGCACCGGCCTGTGCCGGGTTCTGCAGGCGCTGCGGTCTGCCGTGCACGCTGATGGTGCCCGCGGTCCGGCGGTCGGCGCCGACGACCGCGCGGGCGACCTCGGTGCGGCCGGCACCCATCAGTCCGGCGAAGCCGAGGATCTCGCCGGCCCGCACCGAGAAGGTGATGTCGCGCAGGAGTTTCGGGGTCGCCAGGCCGTCGACCTCCAGCACCACGGGAGCGTCCTGCGGAGGCGTGTCCGCGCGGGCGTGCTCGACGGCTGGGCGCTCGCGGCCGACCATGAGCGAGACGATCCGGTCCATCGAGGCGCTCGCGGTGTCCAGGGTCGCGATGAACCGTCCGTCCCGGATGACCGTGGTGCGCTGCGAGATGTCCTTGAGCTCGTCCATCTTGTGCGAGATGTAGATGACGCCGGTGTCCTCGGTGACAAAACGTCGGATCAATTGATGAAGGGTCGCGACTTCCGCGTCGTTCAGGGCAGCCGTGGGTTCGTCCATGATCAGGATCCGGGCGTCAAGCGAGAGGGCCTTGGCGATCTCCACCATCTGCTGCCCGGCGACCGACAGGCGGCCGACCAGGGTGTTGGGCCGCAGGGGCAGCTCGAGCCGGTCGAGGAGCTCGGTCGCGCGCCGCTCGAGGTCGCGCGGGCCGAGCAGGAACCCGCCGCGCGGCCGCTCGCGGCCGATGAAGATGTTCTGGGCGACGGTGAGATCCGGCATCAGGTTGAATTCCTGGAAAATAATGCCGACTCCGGCCTCCTGGGCCTCGCGTGGGGTGGCGAACCGGCGCGGCTCGCCGTCGATGCGGAGCTCGCCGGCGTCCGGCTGGTAGACGCCGGACAGCACCTTCATCAGCGTCGACTTGCCGGCGCCGTTCTCACCGACCAGGGCGAGCACCTCGCCGCGGCGTAGGTCCAGGTGCATGTCGTCGAGCGCCCGGACCCCGGGGAAGGACTTCCCGATCCCCGACATGGCGAGCAGTTCGGCGGTGTGCGGCTCCGCGCTCATCACCTCAGGCTAGCGCGAAACATCGGATGGATGAAGGGTTTGTGTGACCTGAATCTCATCCGTGCCGTCAGCGCGGGCGGTGCGGCTCAGAGCAGGTCGCGCAGCGTGTCGTCGGCGAGCCGCAGGGCTGCCTCCCGCGCAAGGAGTGCCGAGTCCGCGGCGCGCGCCGCGGACGCCATCTCCCGGCAGGTCGCGAGGGTGTGGGTGCCGAGCGCGAAACGCACCAGCCCGACCCGGCCGGCCGTCATCGAGAGACTGCTGACGCCCAGGCCGGTGAGGACGCACGCCATCAGCGGGTCGCCGGCGGATTCGCCGCACACCCCGAGCGGACGATCGGCGGCGCGGGCTCCGTCGGCGGCACGGGCCAGCAGGTCCAGGGTCGCGGGCTGCCAGGGGTCGAGCAGCTCGGCGAGCGGGCCGAGGGTGCGGTCGGCCGCCATGGTGTACTGCGCGAGGTCGTTGGTGCCCACCGAGCCGAAATCGACTGCGCCCAAAATGTTTTCGGCGCGCAGGGCGGCGGCGGGCACCTCGATCATCACGCCGACGCTCGCCAATCCCTGCTCGTGTGCCTGCTCGGCGAACCAGGTCGCCTCGGCCGTCGTGGAGACCATCGGCGCCATCACCCGCACCGGCGTGCCGGTGAGCTCGGCCGCGCGGGCGAGCGCCCGCAGCTGGTCGGTGAGCAGATCGGGGTTGCGCAGGCTGAGCCGTAGCCCGCGCACCCCGAGCGCCGGGTTGCTCTCCTCCGGCGCGGTCTCACCGGTGGTCGCGAAGTCGAGCGGCTTGTCGGCGCCGGCGTCCAGCGTGCGCACCACCACGGGCCGGTCGCCGAACGGCGCGAGCGCCTCGCGGTAGATCTCCGTCTGCTCCTCGACGGTCGGCGCGGCGTGGTGGCCGAGGAAGAGCACCTCGGTGCGGAAGAGGCCGACGCCCTCGACGTCGGTCGCCGCCGCGATCTGCGCGTCCTGCGGGGTGCCGATGTTGGCGAGCAGCGCGACCGGGTGGCCGTCCTTCGTCCGCCCGGGTCCGGTATGGCGGGAAGCAGCCGTCATACGCGCGGCAGCCTTGTGTTGCAACGCTTCTCGCAGCTCGTCGTCGGGGTCGACCGTGACCGTGCCGGTGTCGCCGTCCACCGCGACGACGGTGCCCCGTGCGAGCGCGGTCGCGCCGGCGACCTGCACGGCGGCCGGGATGCCGAGCTGCGCCGCGATGATCGCGGTGTGCCCGCCCCGGCCGCCGGCAGCGAGGACGACGGCCTGGACCAGGTCGCTGTTCAGGGTGGCGGTGTCGGCCGGCGCCAGGTCGTGTGCGACCAGCACGCAGGGTTCGGTGAGCGGCGGCACGCCGGTGTCCGGTGCGCCGAGCAGCCGGGCGACGACCCGGTTGCCGACGTCGCGCACGTCGATCGCCCGGTCGGCGAAGTAGCCGCCGAGCGCGATGAAGGACGAGGAGATCTGCTCGACCCCGCCGGCGACCGCGGTGAGCGGGCCGGATCCGGTGGAGATGCGTTCGTCGACCGCGCCGCGCAGAGTCTTGTCGCGGGCGATCATCGCGGTCGCCTGCAGCACGTCGCGGGCCGCGGCGGTCGCCGATTGCGCGCGCCGGTCGAGCGAGGTGGCGACGGCCTCGAAGGCATCGGCCACGCGTGCCTTGGTCGCGTCGACGGCGGTCGTGGGTTCCTCGTGCGCGGGCAGCGGGGGAGGCGCGGTGACCTGCACGACCTTCCCGACCGCCCAGCCCGGGCTGACCGGCACGCCGTGGAGTTCGCGGCTCACCCGGGTGCGTCCAGGTCGGTCGCGAGCAGCTCGACGAGTCGTTCGAGCGCGTCGTCGGCGCCGTCGCCCTGCACCGACACCTCGACGGTTTCGCCGTGTTTGGCGCCGAGTCCCATCACCGCGAGGATGCTGGTGCCGTCCACCGCCTCGTCGCCCGGGCGGCCGATCGTGACGTCCCCGCCGGTGGCGGTCGCCGCCTGCACGAAGAGCGCCGCGGGGCGGGCGTGCAGGCCGACGGCTGAGGCGATCTCGACGGAGCGGGTGGGCATCGGACTCTCTCCTTTGAGCTGGTGCCGGAGCGTGCGGTGATTGGAGTTGGCCGGGGTTGGTCGGAGTTGGTCGGGGTTGGTCGGGGTTACCGAGTCTGGCAGGCCGTCTCGCGCCCCGTGTGCGTCCGCGGCGATCGAGTTCATCCGGTTACATTTTGGCGGCATGAGCGCCGACCCGAGCGAGGACACGAACGCAGTGAGGCCCGCAGGGAGGGGCAGAGGCGCGACAGAAAGCATGAGCGCCGACCCGAGCGAGGACACGAACGCAGTGAGGCCCGCAGGGAGGGGTAGAGGCGCGACCAAGGGCACTTCCTCCAGCACCCTCGGCTTCGACCCGATCCAGCGCGCGACGGAGCTGTGGCAGCAGCGGTGGGGTGCGGACTCGCCGCACGAGGCGATGGCGAGCGCGACCTCGATCATGCGGGTGCAGCAGTTGCTGATCGCCCAGCTGGACGCGGCCGTTGCGCCATACGACCTGACGTTTGCGCGCTATGAGGCGCTGGTGCTGCTCACCTTCTCCAGTCGCGGGGAGCTGCCGATGAGCAAGATCGGCGAGCGGCTGATGATCCACCCGACGAGCGCGACCAACATCGTGCAGCGGCTCTCGGCGGACGGGTATGTCGAGCGTCGTCCCAACCCGCGCGACGGCCGGGGGACGCTGGCCGCGATTACGGCGCGCGGGCGTGAGGTGGTCGAGCGGGCGACGGCGGCGTTGCACGAGATCGAGTTCGGGCTCGCGGCACTGGGCGACGCCGAGCACGCGGGCCTGCAGGACGCGCTGCGGAAGGTGCGCCGGGCATCGGGGGACCTGCCCGATTAGCAGATACTAGGAAGTCCTAGTAAATTTGGGGTATGGGATCTGACGAGCAGCTGACCGGCAAGCAGCGGTGGCAGGCGGCCTATGACGAGGCCGAGTCGAAGGGCAAGGTGCGCGACGCAGACTTCACGACCCTGTCCGGCATGGAGGTCGACCCGGCATACGGCCCCGACGAGGTGCCCGCGTCGATCGGCTGGCCGGGCGAATTTCCTTACACCCGAGGCCTTTACCCGACCGGCTACCGCGGTCGTCCGTGGACGATCCGGCAGTTTGCCGGCTTCGGCAACGCCGTCCAGACCAATGAGCGCTACAAGCTGATCCTGAAGCGCGGCGGCGGCGGTCTCTCGGTCGCGTTCGACATGCCGAC is a genomic window containing:
- a CDS encoding NAD(P)/FAD-dependent oxidoreductase produces the protein MKPPKPAIVLVGDQSAEQMQHEFNRYADDYRVEFARGLGPAMALVQSLLAQHVEIALFAVEFSQPDAPGLITMDCLHAVSSTSRRVMLYGWGEFKVNRETFREAQSEGRIEAALAVPRGERDEEFHTAITELLSDWAWSSSKPVIEAVQIVSPPGNAAAGRIRDFLDRLGIPARSYEPETPVAEQILEDVEWPDRVPTYPVVSTQLTGPMVQPEIAELGRRLYAMDDFDEGEIFDLAVVGAGPAGLAAAVYGASEGLATVVFDSEAIGGQAGTSSMIRNYLGFPRGISGMRLAQRARTQASRFGAKLYSARPVEGVEFATDGGLHTLRLADRDVQARALIIATGVAYRRLGVERIEDFVGLGVHYGAATSAARECQGKDVIVVGGGNSAGQAAVHLSRFARSVKIVVRRPDLSETMSDYLIREIEANPRIGVKGCAEIVDAGGSNKLEWVTLRDNETGAEFQKSCAGLFLLLGALPSCDWLTDDVALDDKGFVLTGRDVPMESWVDGCPPEPLGTTVPGVFAAGDIRSGSMKRVASASGEGAAAIPSVHAYLASIAPRVEPMDVAPA
- a CDS encoding MTH1187 family thiamine-binding protein; translation: MLFAFSIAPGTSDDPDGSVSAAVADAIRVVRDSGLPHETTSMFTTIEGDWDECMAVIKAACEAVAARSPRVSLVLKADMREGFTGQLTEKVERIEEQLRRPGA
- a CDS encoding GNAT family N-acetyltransferase codes for the protein MRSDFRIEPFAEADAPELAAMHMQVWRDTYAGMLSQDYLDSMELGPRIAHWRKRIGVANAREHEGSSDVDGVRQLSRLARHLPSGRIAGFCQVGAARDEGAPVAQELGALNVLREFHGCGVAGQLVDATLGGLPAYLWVVEQNLRAQAFYAKLGFAPDGGRQRDDELGCDELRMVRGAQR
- a CDS encoding ABC transporter substrate-binding protein, whose amino-acid sequence is MSRRMTRPAAVLAAALLATGTAGCMRASDYKAQVAGSANNTGGVEAGCTPIAKGKKPYIAIISKGFQHQFWQAVNAGAKKQAAKEGATITFNGPATEAEVQAQIDMLKTAITKSPDAVGFAALDSKAAAPIMTQLQQSKTPVIAFDSGVDSPVPLTTAATDSRTAAAAAAKHLAEKIGYQGTVGLVVHDQTSSSGIDRRDGFVDWMTKNAPKVKLLTPQYGGGDVSKSANLAKSLLAAHPDLAGIYGTNEGAAAGVVQGVKESGNSKVVVVGFDSGGAQLDAIRSGLEYGAITQNPIGIGEQVVASAMKALRCQPLPKKIDTGYFWYDKTNIDSPKIKPLLYR
- a CDS encoding ABC transporter permease produces the protein MTETAGVSLEQQKPEEPPPAARGMNPQLRMRLQQLAAFAGLVIITIFFSIAADNFLTYDNLVNNVLLSSVLIGVLAIGTTFVIVTGGIDLSIGWGIALTGMAAGTFLITWDLPLGLGLLMTLLVGLLLGFVNGFNVSILGMPPFIATLAMMLVCQGLPLVISDNGATIYLNTQFPPYADLSGGTLIPKFPNAVLIFLVLAVIAWVLLNRTVFGRYAVSIGSNEEATALSGINVRKWKLIIYSVAGIFTACAGILSSARIGASPTAGGGLELQAIAAVVIGGTSLAGGKGTIVGSVIGALIIGVLNNGLQIMGVPQEWQYVILGVVILAAVYVDMLRSKNSEVV
- a CDS encoding sugar ABC transporter ATP-binding protein, whose protein sequence is MSAEPHTAELLAMSGIGKSFPGVRALDDMHLDLRRGEVLALVGENGAGKSTLMKVLSGVYQPDAGELRIDGEPRRFATPREAQEAGVGIIFQEFNLMPDLTVAQNIFIGRERPRGGFLLGPRDLERRATELLDRLELPLRPNTLVGRLSVAGQQMVEIAKALSLDARILIMDEPTAALNDAEVATLHQLIRRFVTEDTGVIYISHKMDELKDISQRTTVIRDGRFIATLDTASASMDRIVSLMVGRERPAVEHARADTPPQDAPVVLEVDGLATPKLLRDITFSVRAGEILGFAGLMGAGRTEVARAVVGADRRTAGTISVHGRPQRLQNPAQAGAAGIGYLSEDRKGLGLLLQQTVAQNIALPSLGSRFSRGGFVNDGPAAKDAERYVDELRIKTPSVRSMVGNLSGGNQQKVVIAKWLLKDCDVLIFDEPTRGIDVGAKEEIYALIGRLAADGKAIVVISSELPEVLRLSHRVVVMAEGRITGTLESSDATPESVMHLATMTHHDTASA
- the ptsP gene encoding phosphoenolpyruvate--protein phosphotransferase, whose product is MSRELHGVPVSPGWAVGKVVQVTAPPPLPAHEEPTTAVDATKARVADAFEAVATSLDRRAQSATAAARDVLQATAMIARDKTLRGAVDERISTGSGPLTAVAGGVEQISSSFIALGGYFADRAIDVRDVGNRVVARLLGAPDTGVPPLTEPCVLVAHDLAPADTATLNSDLVQAVVLAAGGRGGHTAIIAAQLGIPAAVQVAGATALARGTVVAVDGDTGTVTVDPDDELREALQHKAAARMTAASRHTGPGRTKDGHPVALLANIGTPQDAQIAAATDVEGVGLFRTEVLFLGHHAAPTVEEQTEIYREALAPFGDRPVVVRTLDAGADKPLDFATTGETAPEESNPALGVRGLRLSLRNPDLLTDQLRALARAAELTGTPVRVMAPMVSTTAEATWFAEQAHEQGLASVGVMIEVPAAALRAENILGAVDFGSVGTNDLAQYTMAADRTLGPLAELLDPWQPATLDLLARAADGARAADRPLGVCGESAGDPLMACVLTGLGVSSLSMTAGRVGLVRFALGTHTLATCREMASAARAADSALLAREAALRLADDTLRDLL
- a CDS encoding HPr family phosphocarrier protein translates to MPTRSVEIASAVGLHARPAALFVQAATATGGDVTIGRPGDEAVDGTSILAVMGLGAKHGETVEVSVQGDGADDALERLVELLATDLDAPG
- a CDS encoding MarR family winged helix-turn-helix transcriptional regulator, with translation MSADPSEDTNAVRPAGRGRGATKGTSSSTLGFDPIQRATELWQQRWGADSPHEAMASATSIMRVQQLLIAQLDAAVAPYDLTFARYEALVLLTFSSRGELPMSKIGERLMIHPTSATNIVQRLSADGYVERRPNPRDGRGTLAAITARGREVVERATAALHEIEFGLAALGDAEHAGLQDALRKVRRASGDLPD